The segment CAAGGATATCCCGGATGCGCTGCAGATTTCTTATGATGCCATTCATAAAATCCGGTTCGACGGGATGTATTATCGAAAAGATATAGGAATGGACCTGCAAAAGACATTGCAGGATTAATCAGATTGTGAAGGGGATGATCTACTTGGCTTCGTTCTTTTCGTAGCCGGCCATCTTAGCTACCCAATAGCCCATGAAGATAAAACAAACAACGATGAAAATGTTATTGGGTACGTTGTCTGCAGCCTGAAGAAAACTGAATGTCCAGGTCAGGAAATCACCGATTGCGTAAAATATATCGCTCATAGTCATGCAATTTGAAGGTAAATGTAAGGATTTCTTTTTACGTGATGCTCTAATGTACCGTTGCAAACCAATGGCAATTCCACCAAAAGGAGCAGGACACAAATGATCCAGTTTTTCAGATCCGGAAGGCCGCAGTCATTGATCCTGCTTCCCGTGTTGGCCATGATACTTTATATCGGCGGAATGCTAACGCATGCCACTGCCTCACCTTCGGGCGGACCTTTGTATCAACTCCTCATGCTGATTTCCGGTGGTTTTGACTGGGTACAGATGGTATTTGCCGTAACCCTGATCACCCTGGGAGCAATCCTTCTGAACAAGGTTGCAACCGACCATTTATTTGATGCCCGCAACACTTTTCTTCCCGGCCTGATGTATGTGTTGTTATCTTCCTCACTCGCGCCGTTTGTTCACCTCAGCCCCACGCAACCCGCCAACCTTCTGATGATCCTAGCCCTGGACAAAATACTTTCATTTAACCGGAAGGGAAATATTTATCCGTTGGTGCTCGATGCCGGAATGCTGGTTGGTGTTGCTGCATTATTTTACCCGTCCTACATCATTTTTCTGCTCACCGTTTGGATCGGCCTTAACCACTTCAGGCCTTTTGCCTGGCGGGAATGGCTGATCGTTTGGATCGGTTGCGCCATACCGATAGCCATCATCTGGGTATTTTACTTTGCCACCGAATTGTCATTCCATGCCTGGCACCTTCCTGGAAAAAGTGAGAAACTGAGGGTACCTATGTCAACGTCCTGGCTGCTATGGTCCATCACGGCCATTCTTGCGGTCTGGGCCATGATCAATACCTTATTACAGTACCCCAAACGGAACCTGCGGAGTAAAAAAAACATTACCCTCCTGCTTTTGATGTTGTGCAATGCCGTGATACTGATCGCATCCCAATGGGAACCACAAATACTCTATACATCAGCCTTGATGCTGGGTATCCTCTTCGCCAATTTCATTTCAAATGTGAAGCCTGTTTATGCCCAACTGGTGCTGCTGATCCTGCTCTCCGCCCTTATTCAGAATCAACTGATCTTTTTGTTGAACTAACGCGTTGACCACCTGAATACCTGACACGTAGGCACGCCGGTATTCGAACCTGTTTTTTACTTCTGATGCATAAACTAAGTGAATGTTCGACAAATGCGGTGCATTCCAGGCTAATAACCCCGAAGGGGTGAAATAATTATAAAACAAATACTCCCCGGACCCTTACAGAAACCCACCCCGCTCCGGCTGTGGTTTGCTGAATGTACAAAAGGAAAGATCATCAGCCGGAGCGGGGTGGGTTTCCTGAATTCATATCGATAATGTCGGGCTATAGTACTTTCACCCCTTCGGGGTTGGAGAAAAAAGCGACATATTGAATGACATCCAAAAGATCGTTCAATATACGCTGACAAAACCATGCTTTCAGTCCGAATCATTTTAAGTAGTCAATGCGTCTGAACTAACCTACCGGCAACATTTTATCCGGGAGACCCGATCGCATCTCATTCCGCTTCTATTTGCTAACTTTGTGGCCTGAACATTTTCCATTTTAGTTCGATACTCAGTCTGTTATATGATGAAATTTGGCGTAGTCGTTTTCCCGGGATCCAATTGTGACCATGATATGATGTATGTTGCCGGACAGGTCATGGGTCAGGAAGTAGAACCTTTGTGGCATAAAACCCATGATCTGAAAGGATGTGACATCATCGTACTACCGGGAGGGTTTTCTTATGGCGACTATTTGCGCTCTGGTGCATTGGCACGTTTCTCCCCCATCATGGAACAGGTGATCAAATTCGCAGAGTCTGGTGGTTACGTATTCGGGGTATGCAACGGTTTTCAGATTCTTTGTGAAAGTGGCTTGTTGCCGGGAGCATTGTTGCACAACGAAAGTCAGAAGTTCCAGTGCGAGAATGTGTATGTGAAGTCATGCACCGATCAATCGCTCGTGACAAGATCGATCCCTGACAACAAGGTATTGAAAATTCCCATCGCCCATGGCGAAGGAAGGTATTTTGCAGATGAAGTCACCCTGCAAACACTCACAAAAAACAACCAGATCCTTTTCCGTTATTGCGATTCACAAGGCAACGTCACTCCGGATTCTAACCCCAATGGCTCGGTAGACAATATCGCCGGAATATGCAATCAGGAACGCAATGTTTTCGGAATGATGCCTCACCCTGAAAGGGCGGCGGATGAAGAATTAGGAAATACAGATGGCAAGTGGCTTTTCGAATCGATCTTACAAACTGTCGCGGTCTGACCGTCACCCTTCTTTTTTATAATATCCCCCGTTAAGGATCAAGTCCGCCACAGCCTTTGGCACCAGGTCATCGATTGGCTCACCAGCCTTAACTTTCGACCTGATCCGGGTTGATGACAACTCCATTCTGACACCGTTTGCGCTATGTAACTCAAGGCCTTTCCATTTCACCAACGGGTGGCCGGGTCGCTCGTAAACAATGACCGGCCATTGTTCCCTGAGCTGATCAAATCCTTTCCACTTGTCGAAATGTTCGAGGTTATCACTGCCCATGATCAGAAAGAATTGGTAATCCGGAAACTTCCCGGTGAGTACCTTCATCGTATCAATCGTATAGGATGGCCGTGGCATTCCCAACTCCACATCACAAAGGCGAAAAGATGGGAGATCCTTCAATGCCTGACGCAACATTGTGATCCTGTCCTCTGCCGGTAACAATGTAGCATCTTGCTTAAACGGACTGCTTGGGGAGACCACAAACCAGATCTGGTCCAGTGACATCTCCTTTAAGATATGCTCGGCCAGTTTGAGATGGCCGTTATGAACAGGGTTGAATGAGCCGAAGAGCAGCCCGGCCTTCATGGCTGAGATGGCTTGTTGAGAAATGCTTTGACCACCTCTTCCGATTTTTTGATGGCTTCATCCAGCTTGTCATTCACAATAACAACATCAAACTCGTTGGCGTAAGTCATTTCCATACTGGCACGGGCCAGGCGTTGTTTGAGGGTTTCATTGTTTTCCGTACCCCTGCCCCTGAGTCGCAGCTCCAGTGCTTCGATGGAAGGCGGTTGTACAAAGATCGCCAATGCCTGATCGCCGAAGGCACGTTTGATATTCAATGCACCTTTAACATCCACATCAAATATCACGTGATGGCCTGATTCCAGATTGCGTTCCACATCAACGCGAAGCGTGCCATACATCAGTCCCTTATACACTTCTTCCCACTCCAGAAATTCACCCTTGTCGCGCTTCTGTATGAATTCTTCATTTGAAAGAAAATGGTAATCCCGACCTTCAATTTCACCAGGTCTTTTAGGCCGGCTGGTGGCCGATACGGAGAACTGAAGGTCAAGCGGAAGACCCAGCAGGTGATGCACCAGGGTGGTCTTTCCCGCGCCGGATGGAGAAGAAAATATGACGAGTTTTCCCCTCATCCCCATTAAAGAATATTGGCCACCTGTTCCTTGATCTTCTCAAGTTCTTCCTTCATCTGCACCACGATCTTCTGAATCTCTGCATGATTGGCCTTTGACCCGATCGTATTCACCTCCCTGCCGATCTCCTGGGAAATAAAGTTGAGTTTCTTGCCGCTGGATTCATTGCTTTGCAACGTTTCAAGGAAGTAGTCACAATGGATCTTCAATCGCGTTTTCTCTTCGGTGATATCCATCTTTTCCAGGTAATAGATCAACTCCTGTTCGAAGCGGTTCATGTCAACCGCGTCAGAATTCTCAAGATTCTTGAGCTGTTGCTTGATGCGGTCCCCCACGGTCGGTACCCGGGTTCTTTCCGGGCCTTCTATATTATTGAGCAAACGTTTGATGGTGAGGGTACGGTTGTAAAAATCCTCTTCTATGCTTTTTCCTTCCCTCAGTCTGAAATCATCCAGCATGGCGATGGCTTTTTTCAATCCGTTCAGGATCTGGAACCATTCATTCTCATCCGGTTCGGATTTCTCGTTTTGAATAACATCGGGAAAACGCATCACCATGGGCATGATGTCAATGTTTTCCTCGCCAAGGGAGATCGCAAGTTCTTTGAGT is part of the Flavobacteriales bacterium genome and harbors:
- the nadD gene encoding nicotinate (nicotinamide) nucleotide adenylyltransferase, whose protein sequence is MKAGLLFGSFNPVHNGHLKLAEHILKEMSLDQIWFVVSPSSPFKQDATLLPAEDRITMLRQALKDLPSFRLCDVELGMPRPSYTIDTMKVLTGKFPDYQFFLIMGSDNLEHFDKWKGFDQLREQWPVIVYERPGHPLVKWKGLELHSANGVRMELSSTRIRSKVKAGEPIDDLVPKAVADLILNGGYYKKEG
- a CDS encoding YicC family protein, with the translated sequence MIKSMTGFGKAVCNLQGKSVHIEIKSLNSRQLDLNIRTPGMLRDKEPEIRNEIAKWLQRGKVDLNIFVETAAASRTQTLNQKVIQSYHQELKELAISLGEENIDIMPMVMRFPDVIQNEKSEPDENEWFQILNGLKKAIAMLDDFRLREGKSIEEDFYNRTLTIKRLLNNIEGPERTRVPTVGDRIKQQLKNLENSDAVDMNRFEQELIYYLEKMDITEEKTRLKIHCDYFLETLQSNESSGKKLNFISQEIGREVNTIGSKANHAEIQKIVVQMKEELEKIKEQVANIL
- the gmk gene encoding guanylate kinase: MGMRGKLVIFSSPSGAGKTTLVHHLLGLPLDLQFSVSATSRPKRPGEIEGRDYHFLSNEEFIQKRDKGEFLEWEEVYKGLMYGTLRVDVERNLESGHHVIFDVDVKGALNIKRAFGDQALAIFVQPPSIEALELRLRGRGTENNETLKQRLARASMEMTYANEFDVVIVNDKLDEAIKKSEEVVKAFLNKPSQP
- the purQ gene encoding phosphoribosylformylglycinamidine synthase subunit PurQ, giving the protein MKFGVVVFPGSNCDHDMMYVAGQVMGQEVEPLWHKTHDLKGCDIIVLPGGFSYGDYLRSGALARFSPIMEQVIKFAESGGYVFGVCNGFQILCESGLLPGALLHNESQKFQCENVYVKSCTDQSLVTRSIPDNKVLKIPIAHGEGRYFADEVTLQTLTKNNQILFRYCDSQGNVTPDSNPNGSVDNIAGICNQERNVFGMMPHPERAADEELGNTDGKWLFESILQTVAV